One window of Mauremys mutica isolate MM-2020 ecotype Southern chromosome 6, ASM2049712v1, whole genome shotgun sequence genomic DNA carries:
- the LOC123373280 gene encoding iron-sulfur cluster assembly 1 homolog, mitochondrial-like: MASSVVRATVRAVSKRKIQATRAALTLTPSAVHKIKELLKDKPDHVGVKVGVRTRGCNGLSYTLDYTKSKGNSDEEVIQDGVRVFIEKKAQLTLLGTEMDYVEDKLSSEFVFNNPNIKGTCGCGESFNI; this comes from the exons ATGGCCTCCTCGGTGGTCAGAGCCACGGTCCGGGCCGTGAGCAAGAGGAAGATACAGGCCACCCGGGCCGCCCTTACTCTG ACTCCATCAGCTGTACATAAGATAAAAGAGCTTCTTAAAGATAAACCTGATCAT GTAGGTGTGAAAGTTGGAGTCCGTACAAGGGGGTGTAATGGACTTTCATACACATTAGACTATACAAAATCAAAAGGCAACTCTGATGAAGAAGTAATTCAAGATG GAGTCAGAGTGTTTATTGAAAAGAAAGCACAGCTGACACTTCTAGGAACTGAAATGGACTATGTAGAAGACAAACTATCCAGTGAATTTGTTTTCAATAATCCAAACATCAAAGGAACATgcggctgtggagaaagctttaaCATTTGA